One stretch of Harmonia axyridis chromosome 1, icHarAxyr1.1, whole genome shotgun sequence DNA includes these proteins:
- the LOC123685080 gene encoding uncharacterized protein LOC123685080 translates to MKTVLLVASFLILSVAFTNAVDDEADCKCWKDFVPELHIDHYHCRGLKHKRLFDCNEPEPPLCKCTVDGKQTVLDLGEVHCAGIRGAGKDCDNVAEFEELFKKHPQLRLHH, encoded by the exons AT GAAAACCGTTTTACTTGTAGCATCCTTCCTGATCCTCTCAGTGGCATTCACCAATGCCGTTGACGATGAAGCAGACTGCAAATGTTGGAAAGACTTTGTTCCCGAACTCCACATCGACCACTACCATTGCAGAGGATTGAAACATAAACGTCTCTTCGATTGTAATGAGCCAGAACCCCCACTTTGCAAGTGTACAGTTGATGGAAAACAAACTGTATTAGATTTGGGAGAGGTTCACTGTGCTGGAATCAGGGGAGCCGGTAAGGACTGCGATAATGTTGCCGAATTTGAAGAATTGTTCAAGAAACACCCTCAACTCCGACTTCATCATTAG